The sequence below is a genomic window from Lolium perenne isolate Kyuss_39 chromosome 7, Kyuss_2.0, whole genome shotgun sequence.
ACATTTTTTTTTtgctaaaatagtctatttctcGAGGCAATATTCGTTTTTTTACACATGGTATGAAAATTGTTGGTTTTATGTAAAACTTTACATGCACATATAGAACAAGTTTCTCTACAACTATTTTTTTCCTAAATTTATTACTTTTTTAAATATATTTTGTATATAGCATGTGCATCCGAATCAGTTTTAGTTTCCCAAGATGATGTATTCTTACGAGATTTTTGAAAAAAGTAAAATATTCCTCATTGAACTGCGGGCCATTAGTGATCGCATTCCCAATCCTCGATGTCAGTGCTACCGCAAATATAACTCAACTTTAAACCGGGTTTATTTTAACTTATTTTAAAACAGCGTGACACGCGGTCCGGATGGGGTCTGTTGTTGAGGCTAGTTTTCAGCCGTGGCGGCCTAGCTCCACCTTCTGCCTCCTCATATCGATCTTGCTGTCAAGGACAACGTTCCTGACATATGGCCGGCAAGCCCACCGTTGCCAAGTCGCCACCGGCGCTTATTCCGCCGGCCGGGCCAACCCCGGGCGGCACACTCCCGCTCTCCTGTATCGACAAGACCATCGGTGGTTTGGCTTTGGTGAACCTCATCCAGGTCTTTCCCCGGCCATCGCTCTCCGCTGCCCATGACGACCAAGGCGCCGCCGCGGCCGTGGCCGCTATGCGCAACGGGTTCGCGAGggcgcttgtgccgtactacccgGTGGCCGGTCGCGTCGTCCCGTCCGGCCTAGCGGTGGACTGCACTGGCGAGGGCGTCTGGTTCGTGGAGGCCGCCGCGAGCTGCGCGCTCGCCGACGTGGGCGGCCTTGAGTGCTTCCCCCTGCTCATCGCCGGGGAGCTCCTCCTCCCACGCCCTCCCCCAGGCGAGAAGCTCGACGGCCTCATCCTCATGGCTCAGGTGACGACCTTCACCTGCGGTGGGTTCGCCGTCGTGATCAGCTTCAACCACACCGTGTTTGATGGGTACGGCGCGGCGCAGTTCCTCACTGCGGTGGGGGAGCTAGCGCGAGGGTTCCCGGCGCCGTCCGTGGATCCGGTGTGGGATCGAGACGCGATCCCTCACCCGcgcagcccgccgccgccgctattCAGGGTTCTCACTGAGTTCAGGCTCGTCACCCAGGTGGCGGACATATCCGCGGCGAGCATCGAGCGCGTCAAGGATGAGTTCAAGCAGGCTGCCGCATCGACTGGGGAGGGCTGCTCCACCTTTGACGCGCTGACGGCCATCGTGTTTAAGTGCCGCGCGCTGGCACTGGCAGCGGCGCTCCCGGACGGCGCCGAGGTCCGGGTCAGCTTCGCCGCCGGCACGCGGCCCCTCCTCCGCGGCGTGCTGCCGACTGTGGACGGGTACTACGGCAACTGCGTGTACATGGCGTGCGTTGCCAGGACCAGCAGGGCCGCCCGGGAGTTGGCGCTGGCGGAGCTGGTCGGCGCGGTACGGGAGGCGAAGGAGGCCGTCGCCACGGGGTTTGCGGACTGGATGCGCGGCGTCGTTCGCCCCGACGTGCCGCTGGACTACAGCACGGCGATTCTGACGGACTGGAGCCGCCTCGGGTTTAATGAGGTGGACTACGGCTTCGGCGTGCCTGGGTACGTATTCCCGAACGACGAGCAGGCCAACTTCGCTGCGACGCTCCTGTTCGTCAAGCCGCCGGCGCCCAGGCGCGGGGGGATCCGGGTGCTGCTCCGCTGCGTCGAGGAGCCGCACGCCGCCATATTCGCTGCCGAGCTCGCCAAGTTCGCCTAGAGGCTATGCATATGCATGCATCGTTCGTGGGCATCTCCATGTTCATGTGAGATCAGTTTCGAAAATAAATGTTCATGTGAGATGAGAGTCTGAGAGGAGACGTCACAAATTGGAAGTTGTCGAATGAGTGAATAAGGGAATGTACAATGTAGTGTAGGCACGCCCACTCTTAGTAGTTTCCTTAATCTAAGAAAGACAAAACACATAAATGGTACACCCTCATTTTAAAAATAAGTGTCTCAAGttttgtagatacggatgtatcggaAGCTGCAAACGGaagccgagctacatgtagctttttattttttttaaatcaGAAAACATAGTTTtttagtttcaaaaaaatctgaaaaaaatcatataTGTAGATAATGATGAAATCTACAAACAtgcaaaatcttaatgtgaattctTTGTATTGTACActacacaaaaatgaaaaaatctTGCAGGTTTTATAGTTTTAAAATGTGCACTATTCACTATTCTGAGATCCACACATTTGTCATTTTTATGTAGCATAAACTACTAATaatttcacattgagattttaCATGTTTGTAGATACCATCATATGCcgcatccaagatttttttcaaatttttttgaaACTGAAACTATGATTTCTAAAAATTTCAAAATgaagagctacatgtagcttggCCTCTATTTGTCCACTCTCCTTATCTACAATTAAAttgtatctagatacatctaaatataGATAAAAACTAAGACATTTATTTTTAGATGGTGGTAGTACAATCTATTATCTTTTATAGTCATATTTTTAGCAATAAATAAAAATTAATTAAAATTTTAGTAGTACTCTATATGGCAAGGGGGGAAGCTCCTTGTCTCCTGTGTCCCCTTCCTCCTATACGCACATTAGagtatctccagccgcgtcccttgAACCGCGTCCGGAACTAGATTAAGCGTTTAGGGACACCGCTGCTAGTTGCCGCTTTTGGGTTGCGTCTGTTTCCAGCCTCATCCCCCAAACACGTCCTCCAATTTTTTTTAGGACGGCG
It includes:
- the LOC127314274 gene encoding acyl transferase 4 — its product is MAGKPTVAKSPPALIPPAGPTPGGTLPLSCIDKTIGGLALVNLIQVFPRPSLSAAHDDQGAAAAVAAMRNGFARALVPYYPVAGRVVPSGLAVDCTGEGVWFVEAAASCALADVGGLECFPLLIAGELLLPRPPPGEKLDGLILMAQVTTFTCGGFAVVISFNHTVFDGYGAAQFLTAVGELARGFPAPSVDPVWDRDAIPHPRSPPPPLFRVLTEFRLVTQVADISAASIERVKDEFKQAAASTGEGCSTFDALTAIVFKCRALALAAALPDGAEVRVSFAAGTRPLLRGVLPTVDGYYGNCVYMACVARTSRAARELALAELVGAVREAKEAVATGFADWMRGVVRPDVPLDYSTAILTDWSRLGFNEVDYGFGVPGYVFPNDEQANFAATLLFVKPPAPRRGGIRVLLRCVEEPHAAIFAAELAKFA